In one window of Bartonella sp. M0283 DNA:
- a CDS encoding zinc ABC transporter substrate-binding protein: MPQVVVSIKPLHSLVAAVMGKLGTPALIVKQAGSEHGYALKPSDAKILSKADIIFIANPDMELFLTKPIENLGVKDRMIALSAAPGVELLPIREGGLFEEDTDGHDHKGKDGHAMDFHFWLDPENARKVVAYVADVLAKKDPDHAETYHNNANAYDKVIVETEYNIKQSVAPVSDENFIVFHDAYRYFEHRFGLHAIGSVALDPERQPGAQRISAIKNTILQQKAVCVFAEPQYPNKLVDIVIENTPAKVGMLDPLGQSLPEGAGLYPELIANLADNLVNCLTRK, from the coding sequence GTGCCGCAAGTAGTGGTTTCTATCAAGCCGCTCCATTCTTTGGTCGCAGCGGTTATGGGCAAACTCGGCACGCCGGCTTTGATTGTAAAACAGGCCGGCTCTGAACATGGCTATGCGCTTAAACCGTCAGATGCAAAAATATTGTCAAAAGCCGATATTATCTTCATAGCAAATCCGGATATGGAACTTTTCCTTACCAAACCAATAGAAAATCTGGGAGTCAAAGACCGGATGATTGCGCTCTCGGCAGCTCCGGGAGTTGAACTCCTCCCGATCAGGGAGGGGGGCTTGTTTGAAGAGGACACCGATGGGCATGACCATAAGGGCAAGGACGGACATGCCATGGATTTTCATTTCTGGCTTGATCCTGAAAATGCCCGAAAGGTCGTCGCTTATGTGGCCGACGTTTTGGCGAAGAAAGATCCCGATCACGCCGAGACCTACCATAATAATGCAAACGCATATGATAAAGTGATTGTCGAAACAGAATACAACATAAAACAATCCGTTGCACCGGTAAGTGACGAGAACTTTATAGTCTTTCATGACGCCTATCGGTATTTTGAACATCGCTTCGGTCTTCATGCCATAGGTTCGGTCGCACTTGATCCGGAGCGTCAACCTGGTGCGCAACGGATAAGCGCAATCAAAAACACCATTTTGCAACAAAAAGCGGTGTGTGTTTTCGCCGAACCACAATATCCAAATAAATTGGTCGATATTGTCATCGAAAATACTCCTGCCAAAGTTGGTATGCTCGATCCTTTGGGGCAATCTTTACCTGAAGGCGCCGGACTTTATCCCGAGTTGATTGCAAACCTTGCCGACAATCTGGTCAATTGCCTCACACGCAAATAA
- a CDS encoding Fur family transcriptional regulator, giving the protein MTVKLTRNQTLVLSVLEKERAPLSAYKILDRLRGEGFRAPLQVYRALQKLILEKRVHKLESVNAFMACSHPDHQKHGLTVFIICEQCNRVTEIENPILAGDILKMTQKEGFSPRTTTIEIQGLCTECNLKRG; this is encoded by the coding sequence ATGACCGTTAAGCTCACCCGCAACCAGACGCTGGTGCTTTCGGTTCTGGAAAAAGAGCGGGCTCCATTAAGTGCCTATAAGATACTCGACCGGCTACGTGGCGAAGGCTTTCGCGCACCTTTACAAGTCTATCGCGCACTTCAAAAACTGATTTTGGAAAAACGGGTTCACAAACTTGAAAGTGTCAATGCTTTTATGGCCTGCTCGCACCCTGACCATCAAAAACACGGACTTACGGTTTTTATCATCTGTGAACAGTGTAATCGGGTAACCGAGATCGAAAATCCGATTCTTGCGGGCGACATTCTAAAAATGACACAAAAAGAAGGCTTTTCTCCCCGTACAACAACGATTGAAATTCAGGGATTATGCACCGAGTGCAACCTCAAACGGGGGTAA
- a CDS encoding metal ABC transporter permease produces MTSRQGISEPTTMVDDYLVRAFLAGIGVALMAGPLGCFIVWQKLAYFGDTMAHSALLGVAFALLFNIDTVLGVFLVAVIVSIALFILQAKEKLSGDSLLGILAHATLAIGLILIGFMTWTNIDINSYLFGDILAVSRTDVLTVWVGCAVILIVLYLLWRPLLALTINIDMAKAENMKPERARFIFMLLMAIVIAVAINIIGILLITALLIIPAATARRFSSTPEQMAILASLIGIVGTVLGLYASIRFDSRSGPSVVVALFILFIGSRLITALIREFSHDR; encoded by the coding sequence ATAACAAGCCGACAAGGAATATCGGAGCCAACGACAATGGTTGACGACTATCTTGTAAGAGCATTTTTGGCTGGAATCGGCGTCGCATTGATGGCCGGGCCACTCGGCTGTTTTATTGTCTGGCAAAAATTGGCCTATTTTGGCGACACCATGGCCCATTCGGCTTTGCTCGGTGTGGCTTTTGCATTGCTTTTCAATATTGATACGGTACTTGGTGTTTTTCTTGTTGCTGTTATCGTTTCCATTGCGCTCTTTATTCTTCAGGCAAAGGAAAAACTTTCGGGCGATTCGCTTTTGGGGATTCTTGCCCATGCAACGCTCGCCATCGGACTTATCCTGATCGGATTTATGACCTGGACCAATATTGACATCAATAGCTACCTGTTCGGGGATATTCTGGCTGTATCCCGCACAGATGTATTGACGGTATGGGTCGGATGCGCGGTCATTCTCATTGTACTTTATCTTTTATGGCGGCCGCTTCTGGCACTGACGATCAATATCGACATGGCAAAGGCTGAAAATATGAAGCCGGAACGCGCCCGCTTCATCTTCATGCTGCTCATGGCCATTGTCATTGCCGTTGCCATCAACATTATCGGCATACTTCTGATTACGGCACTTCTTATTATTCCTGCAGCGACCGCCCGGCGTTTCTCATCAACCCCTGAACAAATGGCCATTCTTGCCTCTCTGATCGGTATTGTCGGAACGGTTCTCGGGCTTTACGCCTCGATCAGGTTTGACAGCCGTTCGGGCCCCAGCGTTGTTGTTGCACTGTTTATCCTGTTCATTGGAAGTCGCCTCATTACCGCTCTAATCAGGGAATTTTCCCATGACCGTTAA
- a CDS encoding metal ABC transporter ATP-binding protein, whose product MDKEWLLSLTKAGIERNGHWLVHDIDLDIYRGEIVTLIGPNGSGKSTTAKMALGILKPSAGTVSRKAGLRIGYVPQRLAIDPSLPLTVRRFLTLTAKLDANGLKSVLSETGVDDLINANVADLSGGELQRVLLARSIARKPDLLVLDEPLQGVDYNGETELYGLIASLRTKLDCGILLISHDLHIVMAATDRVICLNGHICCSGAPTEVAKSEAYGRLIGAIPENGLALYEHHHNHRHNIHGAVISSSDNKPTRNIGANDNG is encoded by the coding sequence ATGGATAAAGAATGGCTGCTGTCGCTCACCAAAGCAGGCATTGAACGCAATGGTCACTGGCTTGTCCATGATATAGATCTTGATATTTATCGTGGTGAAATTGTTACATTGATCGGTCCGAACGGTTCGGGAAAATCAACCACAGCAAAAATGGCACTGGGGATTTTAAAACCATCCGCGGGCACTGTGAGCAGAAAAGCCGGCTTGCGCATTGGCTATGTACCGCAAAGATTGGCGATCGACCCATCTCTACCTTTGACAGTTCGCCGGTTTCTGACATTGACAGCCAAGCTTGATGCCAACGGGTTAAAATCGGTTTTATCCGAAACCGGTGTTGACGATTTGATAAATGCCAATGTTGCTGATCTGTCGGGCGGGGAATTGCAGCGCGTTCTGCTTGCCCGCTCGATTGCGAGAAAACCTGATCTTCTTGTTCTCGACGAACCTTTGCAAGGGGTCGACTATAATGGAGAAACCGAACTTTACGGGTTGATTGCGAGCCTGCGCACCAAACTTGATTGCGGCATTCTTCTCATTTCCCATGATCTCCATATTGTCATGGCTGCGACCGATCGTGTGATTTGCCTGAACGGTCATATCTGTTGCAGCGGGGCACCGACCGAGGTTGCAAAAAGCGAAGCCTATGGGCGTCTGATCGGCGCTATTCCGGAAAATGGTCTGGCACTTTATGAGCATCATCATAACCACCGGCACAACATTCATGGTGCTGTTATCAGCTCTTCGGATAACAAGCCGACAAGGAATATCGGAGCCAACGACAATGGTTGA
- a CDS encoding HlyD family secretion protein produces MPEFSNSTPKTMPTKQRPHKKIAIVIAIIVAIIVLWLGFKWLTEWRFLVTTDDAYVQGDIASIAPKVNGYINDIPVETNHYVKKGDVLFRLDDGDYKIAYDEAEAKLQTQSRTLARIEAQIVASKTSLDEANAQKDAANAVAVNADITLKRAKELNVGSFVAKSAVDNAQSAYDQAVANVTRANAQIAAAAANITVLEAQHDEAVSETRSLELARDKARRDLDFTVLRAPFDGVLGNLAGKKGDYVVNGQRLAALVPVNALYIDANYKETQLPSIYGGEKVRISVDGLDGESFEGTVVSLSPASGAVFSLLPPQNATGNFTKIVQRVPVRISIPENILATGRIRAGMSVVVSVDMRTKPEGAKSLATK; encoded by the coding sequence ATGCCAGAATTCTCGAACAGCACGCCTAAGACAATGCCGACAAAACAACGTCCGCACAAGAAGATTGCCATCGTTATCGCCATTATCGTTGCCATTATAGTTTTGTGGCTGGGGTTTAAGTGGCTTACTGAATGGCGGTTCCTCGTTACAACAGATGACGCCTATGTTCAGGGTGATATTGCCTCGATTGCCCCGAAAGTTAACGGCTATATCAATGACATTCCGGTTGAAACCAACCATTATGTCAAAAAAGGCGATGTGCTGTTTCGTCTTGATGATGGCGATTATAAAATCGCTTATGACGAAGCAGAAGCAAAACTTCAAACGCAAAGCCGCACGCTCGCGCGTATCGAAGCGCAAATTGTCGCTTCGAAAACCTCGCTTGATGAAGCCAATGCACAAAAGGACGCTGCCAATGCAGTGGCCGTCAATGCTGATATTACGTTAAAGCGTGCAAAAGAACTGAATGTCGGGAGTTTCGTTGCAAAATCGGCTGTCGATAATGCCCAGTCGGCTTATGATCAGGCCGTTGCCAATGTCACGCGCGCCAATGCGCAAATTGCTGCGGCGGCTGCCAATATCACCGTTCTTGAAGCGCAACATGACGAGGCGGTAAGCGAAACGAGAAGCCTTGAACTGGCACGCGACAAAGCCCGTCGCGACCTTGATTTTACCGTTTTGCGCGCGCCCTTTGATGGTGTTTTGGGAAATCTCGCCGGTAAAAAAGGTGACTATGTCGTCAATGGACAGCGTTTGGCCGCACTCGTTCCTGTCAATGCGCTTTATATTGACGCCAATTATAAAGAAACCCAACTTCCTTCAATCTATGGCGGTGAAAAAGTTCGCATCTCTGTCGACGGGCTTGATGGCGAAAGCTTTGAAGGCACAGTCGTTTCATTGTCGCCTGCATCGGGCGCTGTTTTTTCACTTTTGCCACCACAAAATGCCACCGGCAATTTTACCAAAATTGTCCAGCGTGTTCCGGTCAGAATATCGATACCTGAAAATATTCTGGCAACCGGGCGCATTCGTGCCGGCATGAGCGTGGTTGTGAGCGTCGACATGCGCACAAAACCGGAAGGTGCAAAATCATTGGCGACAAAGTGA